The Thunnus albacares chromosome 13, fThuAlb1.1, whole genome shotgun sequence genome segment TCACCGTTTGCAGCCCCGACAGGTGTCCTCCCTGCACGACAGGTGCTCACTTTCTGAGCACTTTCTGACCCAGTTTGTCGTCGAAAAACGAAGCAAAACGTCCGCTGGAAGTTGTTCAGTTACAGCTGCTGAGTAATCCACCTCAACTCTGTCCGTGTGTGTGAACAGTGATCCAAACAAACGTGTTTTCACCAGAAATACACTGATGCTGCGTCCATCCTCCAGCACGTACAACAACGTCGAAACCTGATGAGTGCAGGTGAgagcgccacctgctgttacactgctgcagagatggaagaagtactcagatacaGTACCAATagagacatataaaaatactcaattacaagtaaaagtacataagtattatgagcttgatgtagttaaagtattgcagtaaaagtagtggtttggtccctctgactgatatattattatatatgacatcattagattattaatagtgaagcatcagtgttagagcagcatgttactgttgtagctgctggaggtggagctagtttcaactactttatatacagttagctagtttagtccagtggttcccaacctaggggtcgggcccctccaaagggtcagcagataaatctgaggggtggtgagatgattaatgggagaggaaagaagaaaaaacaaagttctgatacacaaatctgttttcagtttttggactttttctctaatctgaaatattggatcatttgaacgtTACATACTTCTGTTTTATGCCACTTTCTACTTCCTGTCCTCTATCAACAGCTTTagttttcagattaagattttacagatgaaacatgtaaataaaactcTTCAACAGTTTAATCAGTCAGATTAAACTGTAACAAGCTGCCGACACATGAATGCGTCAGTAATAATGATGTAACATGAGATTTAATACTAAAACTCTGTCAGggtcatgttttacatcatctcTATTATTATTCAGACACTGACTCTGTTCCACCACTGGAGGGACGTCTTGTTCTTCTGACTTATTGATCACTTTGGAGATTCATTTGACTTTCAGCAGGAACTTTCTCTTCTTCATCGGTGTCCAGATCTGAAGACGAACAGCAGAGAATCAAGAAATAACgtttgaaaataatttgaaacaCAACTATGTTTACAAAAAGGAGAAAGTAAGACGTTCACACTGAGCTGCTTATATTATTGTCACTATTGTCACTGtagatgtaaataaatgtaaatatctaTTATCAGTGTCCCTGTTGATCCTCACTATACATGATGGAACTCTGACTGGATGATTAATCAAtgagttgattgacagaaaattaattgtcaaccattttgatcatttattcatcatttaagtcattttttaagcaaaaatgctcaAATATTGTCTGgtagcagcttctcaaatataaatatatgctagtttttaatatgttaatcagcatttttcaccatttttcctcacatttaatacacaaacacacattggaTTATTTTGGATCATTTCCTGACTCATTTCTAAAGTTTagaacagcagcagaaacttTAACACAGCCGCTGGTCctgtatatagatatatataatatatatataatgttgcATAGATGTTTAAGTGTGTATGTTATATGAGAGGAAGCTTCAGCAGGAAGATGATGAGACATTAAATAAGactaaaaaatgtgatttatttaaatcaTGTAAGCAAGAAACCAAAGTGTGTCCAAAAAcggaaataaaaaacaacaatcagttAAATCAAACTTAATCTGGTTTATTTCAGGAAAACTCAACAGACTTGAAGGCTTCATGTTCAGCTTTTTGTGggtttctgttatttatttcctgttctgatgtcggatattaaacgtggtcaaagttccaaaacatgaggagAACATGCACAGAGATGCTGCCTGCCAGTCAGAACTCAGGGCTTCATTCTGCTCTCAactctttgtgtttgtattttttactcATTAGCTTAGTTTGACAGGTCATCCAttcactcatccatccatccattcatccattcatccattcatccatccattcattcactcatccatccatccattcattcactcatccattcactcatccatccatccattcactcatccatccatccattcactcatccatcatccatccattcatccatccatccatccattcactcatccattcatccatccattcactcatccatccatccattcactcatccatccatccattcactcatccattcatccatccatccatccattcatccattcatccattcatccattcatccatccatccatccattcatccatccattcattcactcatccatccatccattcattcattcattcatccatccatccatccatccatccatccatccatccatccattcattcatccattcattcatccattcattcattcatccatccatccatccatccatccatccattcatccattcactcattcatccattcactcattcatccatccatccatccattcattcatccatccattcactCATCCATTCATCCAGTAGATGTATCATTAACATTAAACTCGTCTACAGTTGTAAACATGTGAACATCTTTACAGGAAGACgagtgaaaatatgaaaatccCCCAAACTGGAGACACGTGACGTCATCTCATCACTGATTCATCAAGACCGAACTTGTTGGTGAAAGAAAGTGAAactcttttcacttttcactctTTGAACGGAGACACAGTCCGGTCCGACCTGCAGACCCTGTCTGTCGAGTtgttacatcacacacacacacacacacacacacacacacacacacacacacactgtccggGCTTCCCGCCAGCAGCCGGCCGGCCGGCAGGAAGCTCCATATTTGGGCGTCAGGATGTCcgctgcagcagcaggaaacaccATATTTGGGCTGAAGCActgttgtttttcctgcagGGAGCTGGCCAGGCCGCCGGTGACAAAGTCTGATCCCATTGgctgtttgacacacacacacacacacacacacacacacacacacacacacacacacacacacacaggattacTGCTGACATAAATACCAGACTGCAGCaggagtgtgtgtctgcagaaaAGCACCTTTAAACTCTCGACTCTGAGCTTTATTGCAGCTTCATTATTGACATCTGGAGAATCTCACCTGATCAATTTATTGCAACTTTTGcttctgtttatgttttatttaaagtaacataactttattcagtatttggtggagctgttaacaactcacagacgtgaaatgtgaccccgactacacactagaaaccactggtttcatctttaacaatgtgttgtattttaaaagcttgttatattatccattgtgtcacatggaaatactcaacagcttttaaaactgtttattcatagtttatatttattatgttttatatcttttgatgtgtttgtgtgtgaaaagtgaAACTGGATGAAGGAGATCATACATGTAGGAGAGTTTTAAAAGCTGCTAAACAGACTCAGGTTTCAGCTGACTTGCgctggagctttcaaccacatcgCATGGTCTTCATCCGATGGGAGTTTGCTCAGGGTGAAATGAAAACTGCGAGATTTCCGTGACAACACGTCGGCTTTAAAAGTGTCGGATTGAAAGTTGATTCTTGACTCTTTAAAAACGGCGGCCCGACAACCCCCGCTCAAGGTCAACTTACTCGCTTGTTCTTCTGAGGAGGCTTCAGCTGTTTCACATGGTCTTAATCAGCAGACTTTGCTCAGAAtatttataacaataatcattaAGTgctcaaaataattaaaagaataAGTGACAATGAGCAAACTCCTTCTGCTGATGAAGGCCATGAGATACGGTCAAAAGCTCCACAACTCAACATGTTttacagcaaataaaaacacCGGTTggatttcaacattttattctcGTGACTCTTTgctttaaagaggaaaaacacgTTCAGTATAAAATCTGACCTGcattgaaacaaacaaacctacACAGTAGGTAAACAAACATGTATGAACGTtgtttacatgtaaacatgACGAACACACTCGTATTTACACTCATTCATAGATGAAACTTTACACTCAGCAGTTTCTTTCCTTGTCACCGCAGCAGGTTTCAGTTCATGTCCAGCACGTCGTTTTCAACCCTGCAGCTAACAGACGTCTGTGCATCGACTACGGTGGCTGAAAAGGCTCAAAATGAACCAGAGATtcattcagctgctgcaggaacaCGGCGACCTTTGACCTCGTCACTGGTAAAAAGCTACAGTCTGTCGTTCGTGTTTCAGtctgaggtcaaaggtcgtgacttcctgtctgtcagcagaGGTTGTGGGGGGAGGAGACGCCGGCCGGCAGCTCCGCCTGAGGACTCCCCATcggagaggagcaggaggaggagtagaggtggggggagggggaggaggtgtAGACATGCGACAGCGAGGGGGGGGAGGTGAAGCAGGAGGAGGCGGCCTGCACgctgagggaggaggagaaggaggaggaggaggaagaggaggaggaggaggaggaggaagaggggaaggaggaggcggcgggggaggaggagaaagaggaggaagaggagtatGATGAGGcgggggaggaggtgggaggCGGGGAGTAGGCGGGGGGTTTGGTGATGGCGATGGGAGCGGAGGAGGACTTCCTGTCACGCTGCCTCTGGTGGATCTTGGCGTGTCTCTTGCGCTCGTCGCTGCGGGCGAACTTGCGTCCGCACTCGGCGCAGGCGAACGGCTTCTCGCCGGTGTGCGTGCGGATGTGCGTGGTCAGGTGGTCGCTGCGGCTGAAGCTGCGCATACAGATGCGACACTGGAACGGCTTCTGGCCCGTGTGGACGCGCACGTGGCGCGTCAGCTCGTCTGAGCGGGAGAAGCGGCGGTCGCAGCCGTCGGCCGGGCAGGCATACGGACGCTCGTGCGGCGGCGTCTTGCACTGCCGACCGGCGGGGAGCTTCCTGCCTCGGGCGGGCTTGCCGAGCTGGTAGGCGGGGCCGGAGGCGGAGCTCTGCGGCTGCGTCTGGATCTGCGAGGAGAAGGCTTTGATGGTGGACAGCGGCGTGAGCGGAGGCTGCGGCGGAGGGTTCAAGCTCTGCAGCAGCACTGGTTTCTGATCCTGGTTCAGGCCGAGCTCTCCATCCTGCGGCGGCGGCGGGAGGTAGTCCGGGAGCATCGGCACCTGGAGGCCGAGCCTGGAGGCGGAGCTTGGATAGGCGGGGGGCGGGCCCTGTGGCTGGGCGTCGgcgggggggaggaggaggtcacAGCCGGAGGCCGAGGTGAACGTCGGCGTCGCAGAGAAGACCGAGCTGACATCAGCGGAGACGCAGCTGAAGCTCGGCTGGGACAGTGACGccgatgatgtcactgatgacgTCACTGACGAcgcagaggaggaagacaggCTGCAGGTGGCGGGGGGAGGAGTCGTCACGCTGACCAATCCCGTGAGCAGGCTGAGGAGCGACTCCGGCCACAggccgccgccgctgccgccgccgGACGCCGACGGCTCGAAGGTGAAGCGGCCGCTGTAGGCCAGGGGGGTGAGGCGGGGGGTGAGCGGGGGGAGGCTCTGCAGGTCCACCAGCTCCGACAGACAGtctgacacagaaacacagaagaagaacagcagGTTAGAAAACTCACAGAGGATTACCTGAGAGTGACGTTACtttgatctgattggctgcagggAGTCAGCTGACTGTCAGACTGTTTTTAACTTCTTATCTGATTTACTCTCATCTTCAACCTGCAAAACTTTTGTCTCTAAACTGTTTTGTTCTCAGTTTTCTAGAAATCAAACAGTTTTTTGCTGCTGTCAGTTTAGtgtttaattattattcatgtttaattatgtttaattatgtttctgtgaaaacaaacttcatCTTCTCAaactgtgcaaacacacaaatctcTGCTTCAGTTATAAATTCACCTCATTAAACCCTCAGTCGTGACTTCAGGAGCAGAAGAAGCAACAGTCAGGACTTTTCTCTTAATCATTTAAAGTGTTATTTTACTCATTAAAGTGACTTATTTCATGCATATTTCACTCTACCTGCACATGAAACGTTTAAGGTGGATTTGAGGTTAAAGGACTCTGTTCTCTGGTGGGCTCAGCTCTCCTCTAAACATCTTGTAACAGCCCTCACCCCCTCACCTCCGTACTCCCCGGACTCTCCGCTCAGCAGACCGGCTCCCTCCGCTGCCGACGCGGGCAGGAACGATCCTCCCGCCGCGGCGGTCTGGAGCAGCatctgcagctcctccagcttcGGGTGACCGTCCAGCGGGGAGAGAGGCGGCGGGAAGCCGGCCAGAGGGTCGGAGATCTGCAGGGCGGAGAGAAGCAGCTCCGCTTTGGTCGCTGCCATCTctctggaggaggaagaaagagaagcgGCGGCGGGTGAGGAGCTCGACCGCTCCTGGAGCTCCGGAGCAccgggctgctgctgctgctgctgctgcgccgGGGTCGAGCCGGTCTGTGAGCCCGGCGGAGAGGCGCTGTGGCCgggctggagctgctgctgctgctgggggcGGTGATGCTCGGAGGAAGCCAATGCTGGAGGGTCTCAGGTCCGGGATTCCCCGCGGAATAAACAGGTAGCAGATTCCAGGACAGTCCCGGTGAGGATGAAGatgtttaaatattgttttggggtgtttgtgtctgctgaGTCAGCAGGAGAGTCAAATCAcatcaaatgtttgtttccGGTTGCTTTTTGGTGTTTTCACGTGTTGCTGACGGGAACTTGAACTT includes the following:
- the LOC122995122 gene encoding early growth response protein 1-like encodes the protein MAATKAELLLSALQISDPLAGFPPPLSPLDGHPKLEELQMLLQTAAAGGSFLPASAAEGAGLLSGESGEYGDCLSELVDLQSLPPLTPRLTPLAYSGRFTFEPSASGGGSGGGLWPESLLSLLTGLVSVTTPPPATCSLSSSSASSVTSSVTSSASLSQPSFSCVSADVSSVFSATPTFTSASGCDLLLPPADAQPQGPPPAYPSSASRLGLQVPMLPDYLPPPPQDGELGLNQDQKPVLLQSLNPPPQPPLTPLSTIKAFSSQIQTQPQSSASGPAYQLGKPARGRKLPAGRQCKTPPHERPYACPADGCDRRFSRSDELTRHVRVHTGQKPFQCRICMRSFSRSDHLTTHIRTHTGEKPFACAECGRKFARSDERKRHAKIHQRQRDRKSSSAPIAITKPPAYSPPPTSSPASSYSSSSSFSSSPAASSFPSSSSSSSSSSSSSSFSSSLSVQAASSCFTSPPSLSHVYTSSPSPHLYSSSCSSPMGSPQAELPAGVSSPHNLC